One genomic segment of Gemmatimonadota bacterium includes these proteins:
- a CDS encoding pyruvate, phosphate dikinase — protein MAKHVYYFGGGEADGSAEFRELLGGKGANLAEMSHLGIPVPAGFTISTVICTYFYDHDHRYPAELDEQIQQAMAQVEGVMDAGFGSSENPLLVSVRSGSRSSMPGMMDTILNLGLNDATVEGLIAQSGDERFAYDSYRRFVQMYGDVVMGVRPADDEDHDPFEALLERRKARAGVTEDMELGAADLKALVAEFKAEIKARTGADFPDDPREQLWGAIGAVFGSWNNERAVVYRKLNDIPDEWGTAVNVQAMVYGNMGDDCATGVAFSRDPATGEKRFYGEYLINAQGEDVVAGIRTPRPIEQLQGEMPDAYHQLVEICDTLESHYRDMQDIEFTIQRGKLWMLQCRVGKRTGFSAITIAVDMVREGLIDEQEALRRVEPDQLDQLLRPVFDVEEKRRAEQEGRVLARGLNAGPGAASGKVVFNATDAESWADRGDPVILVRIETSPEDIRGMNAAVGILTARGGMTSHAALVARQMGKVCVAGCGELDIDYAARQMRVGEQVIAEGDYISIDGSTGEVMAGAIPTIPSEVLQVLLQKSMSSEHSEVYQRYESLMAWADRNRRLKVRTNADQPDQSATARAFGAEGIGLCRTEHMFFEEDRIDSVREMILADDEAGRRKALARLLPIQRSDFTGIFEVMDGYPVTIRTLDPPLHEFLPHEDEAIGQLAAQTGVPVERYQRKLEDLREANPMLGHRGCRLGIAYPEITEMQARAIFEAASDCVKRGIQAIPEIMIPLVGHINELRLQAEVVRRTAREVQSETGVEVDYQIGTMIELPRAALTAHEIAEEAEFFSFGTNDLTQTTFGLSRDDARFIPDYLHAEIWPEDPFVSIDGSGVGELVKIGVERGRATRDGMKVGICGEHGGDPASVEFCHGVDLDYVSCSPYRVPIACLAAARAALSDQAP, from the coding sequence ATGGCGAAACACGTATACTACTTTGGCGGCGGCGAGGCGGATGGATCGGCGGAATTCCGGGAGCTTCTGGGCGGCAAGGGCGCCAATCTGGCCGAGATGAGCCACCTCGGCATTCCCGTGCCCGCGGGCTTCACCATCTCAACGGTGATATGCACCTATTTCTACGACCACGACCATCGGTACCCGGCGGAACTTGACGAACAGATCCAGCAGGCGATGGCGCAGGTCGAGGGCGTCATGGACGCCGGTTTCGGCAGCTCGGAAAACCCGCTGCTGGTTTCCGTCCGGTCCGGGTCCCGTTCTTCCATGCCCGGCATGATGGACACCATTCTGAATCTCGGCCTGAACGATGCCACCGTCGAGGGACTGATCGCGCAGTCGGGTGACGAACGCTTCGCCTACGACAGCTACCGGCGATTCGTACAGATGTACGGAGACGTGGTCATGGGCGTGCGTCCGGCGGACGATGAGGATCACGATCCCTTCGAGGCATTGCTGGAACGCAGGAAGGCCCGCGCCGGCGTCACGGAGGACATGGAACTCGGGGCCGCCGACCTCAAGGCGCTGGTCGCCGAGTTCAAGGCCGAGATCAAGGCGCGCACGGGCGCCGACTTTCCTGACGATCCCCGCGAGCAGCTCTGGGGCGCTATCGGGGCTGTGTTCGGCTCGTGGAACAACGAACGCGCCGTGGTGTACCGGAAGTTGAACGACATCCCGGATGAATGGGGCACCGCCGTCAACGTGCAGGCCATGGTCTACGGCAACATGGGCGACGACTGCGCCACGGGGGTCGCCTTCAGCCGCGATCCCGCGACCGGCGAGAAACGGTTTTACGGCGAATACCTCATCAACGCCCAGGGCGAGGACGTCGTGGCGGGCATTCGCACCCCCCGGCCCATCGAGCAGCTTCAGGGCGAGATGCCGGACGCCTATCATCAACTGGTAGAGATCTGCGATACGCTGGAGTCCCATTACAGGGATATGCAGGATATCGAATTCACCATCCAGCGCGGCAAACTGTGGATGCTGCAGTGCCGCGTCGGGAAGCGTACCGGTTTCTCCGCGATCACGATCGCGGTGGACATGGTCAGGGAAGGGCTCATCGACGAGCAGGAAGCCCTGCGGCGCGTGGAACCCGACCAGCTCGACCAGCTATTGCGCCCCGTATTCGATGTGGAGGAAAAGCGCCGCGCGGAGCAGGAGGGTCGGGTGTTGGCCCGGGGCCTCAACGCCGGTCCGGGCGCCGCATCGGGCAAAGTGGTGTTCAACGCCACCGATGCCGAGTCCTGGGCGGACCGCGGCGACCCGGTCATCCTGGTCCGTATCGAGACGTCGCCCGAGGACATACGCGGCATGAACGCCGCTGTGGGTATCCTGACCGCCCGGGGCGGCATGACGAGCCACGCGGCGCTTGTCGCCCGCCAGATGGGCAAGGTCTGCGTCGCCGGCTGCGGAGAGCTGGATATCGACTACGCCGCCCGTCAGATGCGCGTCGGCGAACAGGTCATCGCCGAAGGAGACTATATCTCCATCGACGGGTCCACCGGGGAGGTCATGGCCGGCGCCATTCCGACTATTCCCTCCGAAGTGCTGCAGGTCCTGTTGCAGAAATCCATGTCGTCCGAGCATTCGGAGGTCTATCAGCGGTACGAAAGCCTGATGGCCTGGGCCGACCGGAACCGCCGGCTTAAGGTGCGGACCAACGCGGACCAGCCCGATCAGTCGGCCACCGCGCGCGCCTTCGGCGCCGAGGGCATCGGCCTCTGCCGGACCGAGCACATGTTCTTCGAGGAAGACCGGATCGATTCCGTCCGGGAGATGATCCTGGCCGATGACGAAGCCGGACGCCGGAAGGCGCTGGCCCGGCTGCTGCCGATCCAGAGAAGCGACTTCACCGGGATATTCGAAGTCATGGACGGTTACCCCGTCACCATCCGCACGCTCGACCCGCCCCTGCACGAGTTCCTGCCCCACGAGGACGAGGCCATCGGGCAGCTCGCCGCGCAGACCGGCGTGCCGGTGGAGCGTTACCAGCGCAAGCTGGAGGACCTGCGGGAGGCCAACCCCATGCTCGGACACCGTGGGTGCAGGCTCGGTATCGCCTACCCCGAGATCACCGAGATGCAGGCCCGGGCGATTTTCGAAGCCGCGAGCGACTGCGTGAAACGCGGCATCCAGGCCATCCCGGAGATCATGATCCCCCTGGTCGGCCACATCAACGAGCTGCGTCTGCAGGCCGAGGTCGTCCGCCGGACGGCCCGGGAAGTACAGTCGGAGACCGGCGTGGAGGTGGACTACCAGATCGGTACCATGATCGAGCTGCCGCGGGCGGCGCTGACCGCCCACGAGATCGCGGAGGAAGCGGAGTTCTTCTCCTTTGGGACGAACGACCTGACGCAGACTACTTTCGGACTCTCCCGCGACGACGCGAGGTTCATCCCCGATTACCTGCATGCCGAGATCTGGCCGGAAGACCCCTTCGTGAGCATTGACGGCAGCGGCGTCGGAGAACTCGTGAAAATCGGCGTCGAGCGCGGCCGTGCCACGCGGGACGGCATGAAGGTGGGCATCTGCGGCGAGCACGGCGGCGATCCCGCCTCGGTAGAATTCTGCCACGGCGTGGACCTGGACTACGTCAGCTGCTCTCCGTACCGCGTGCCCATCGCCTGCCTGGCCGCGGCCCGGGCGGCGCTGTCCGACCAGGCACCCTGA
- a CDS encoding tetratricopeptide repeat protein produces the protein MRNILLAALLLYTPLLTDTGPYLTNITTARPDEALRQLSPEDESLLLEDVMYFRRQIEENRSEPANFFNLGLAAVALEKLDTAEAAFLVVTELRPGDADAHFNLGLVYAQQERYDEAIEAFHRVVEMDPDRAEPYYNLGQAYQYTGRLIESIRSFVEATDRDPDNSLFHYGRGTTEEKLGALDEAAISYTNALSIDPDYVNARFALGRVLLDQRKFQEARDAFRAALQVDAGMAEAYCQLGVIALGEGRVDDAVRSYENALRIDEASVEAIAGLAQASLRAGQAERAITLYQEALVMDPESAILHYHAGTAYAAAQRHEEALEAFSRAVELNRAYPEPYLAIGNTLNAMGRQDDARRFLDAFQQLNGFREALSQAESMVRLNPRVAEMHYNMATALTRLGRYEDAVRAFRIATELSPRFVHAFNNLGVAYVELGMFDEAREAYQQAILLDSNFVEAYTNLAWLIARHGEDLDRALELAGKAVEIAPTAVAYETLAIVRNASGDYGGADEAMGNAVRIEPENEVLQQRWEQIRQERNGS, from the coding sequence ATGCGCAATATCCTTCTCGCAGCCCTTCTGCTTTACACGCCTCTGCTTACGGACACCGGTCCCTACCTCACGAACATCACCACCGCCCGTCCGGATGAAGCGCTCAGGCAATTATCGCCCGAGGACGAATCCCTTCTGCTCGAAGACGTGATGTACTTCCGACGGCAGATCGAGGAGAACAGGAGCGAACCGGCCAACTTCTTCAACCTGGGCCTGGCCGCCGTCGCGCTGGAGAAGCTGGACACGGCGGAAGCGGCATTCCTGGTCGTCACCGAACTGCGTCCCGGGGACGCCGATGCCCATTTTAACCTGGGTCTGGTTTACGCCCAGCAGGAACGGTACGACGAAGCGATTGAGGCGTTCCACCGCGTCGTGGAAATGGATCCCGACCGCGCCGAACCGTACTACAACCTGGGCCAGGCTTACCAGTACACGGGCCGGCTTATCGAATCGATCAGGTCGTTCGTCGAGGCGACGGACCGCGACCCCGACAACAGCCTGTTTCACTACGGCCGGGGGACCACGGAAGAGAAACTGGGTGCCCTGGACGAGGCCGCCATTTCCTATACCAATGCCCTGTCCATCGATCCGGACTACGTCAACGCCCGGTTCGCGTTGGGACGCGTGCTGCTGGATCAGCGGAAATTCCAGGAAGCGCGGGATGCCTTTCGCGCGGCATTGCAGGTGGATGCCGGCATGGCGGAGGCCTACTGCCAGCTCGGCGTGATCGCGTTGGGCGAAGGCCGTGTCGACGACGCGGTCCGGTCCTACGAGAACGCGCTGCGCATCGATGAGGCATCGGTGGAGGCCATCGCGGGTCTTGCCCAGGCCTCGCTGCGGGCGGGCCAGGCCGAACGGGCGATTACACTGTACCAGGAAGCCCTGGTAATGGATCCCGAATCAGCTATCCTGCATTACCATGCGGGTACGGCCTATGCGGCTGCCCAACGGCATGAAGAAGCTCTGGAAGCGTTCTCACGGGCAGTCGAACTCAATCGGGCGTACCCCGAACCCTATCTTGCCATCGGAAACACGCTGAACGCCATGGGCAGACAGGACGATGCCAGGCGTTTTCTCGACGCGTTTCAGCAGCTCAACGGGTTCAGGGAGGCGTTGTCGCAGGCGGAATCCATGGTACGGCTGAATCCCCGGGTGGCGGAGATGCATTACAACATGGCGACGGCCCTGACCCGCCTGGGCCGGTACGAGGACGCCGTGCGGGCCTTCAGGATAGCGACGGAGCTTTCGCCCCGTTTCGTTCACGCCTTCAACAACCTGGGCGTGGCCTACGTGGAGCTGGGCATGTTCGATGAGGCCCGCGAAGCCTATCAGCAGGCGATCCTGCTGGATTCGAACTTTGTGGAGGCCTATACGAACCTGGCCTGGCTCATCGCCCGCCACGGGGAGGACCTGGACCGTGCCCTCGAACTGGCCGGCAAGGCAGTTGAGATCGCGCCTACCGCCGTCGCCTACGAAACACTGGCCATCGTGCGGAACGCGAGCGGGGACTACGGCGGGGCCGATGAAGCGATGGGGAATGCCGTCCGCATCGAACCGGAGAATGAGGTATTGCAGCAGCGATGGGAGCAGATCAGGCAGGAAAGGAACGGATCATGA
- the rlmB gene encoding 23S rRNA (guanosine(2251)-2'-O)-methyltransferase RlmB, with protein MQEKNSSLNHFQEVIYGRNPVRAALQAGRSLNRIYIAEGVARQDVADILDLARKRGVVFQFTERRRLDRLTEGRHQGVVATVAGHQYAEMADILASARRSESPPFLVLLDGIQDPHNLGAIIRTADAVRTDGVVIPRRNAAGLTAAAVKAAAGASEHVPVARVANMNHAIQALREAGVWLVGLAADGPTLFSKMDYTVPVALVIGGEGKGLRPLVRRNCDEVVRLPVAGHVDSLNASVAAALVLYEVFRQRRDIADG; from the coding sequence ATGCAAGAAAAGAACTCCAGTTTGAATCACTTTCAGGAAGTCATCTACGGCCGGAACCCGGTCAGGGCGGCCCTGCAGGCGGGCCGGAGCCTCAACCGGATCTACATCGCCGAAGGAGTCGCGCGCCAGGACGTGGCCGACATACTGGACCTTGCCCGGAAACGGGGCGTCGTGTTCCAGTTCACCGAACGCCGCCGGCTGGACCGCCTGACCGAAGGCAGGCACCAGGGGGTCGTCGCCACGGTGGCCGGCCATCAGTACGCCGAAATGGCGGATATCCTGGCCTCGGCCCGCAGGTCCGAATCTCCCCCCTTCCTCGTCCTGCTGGACGGCATACAGGATCCCCACAACCTGGGCGCGATCATTCGCACCGCCGACGCGGTTCGCACCGACGGCGTCGTGATACCCCGTCGAAACGCGGCGGGATTGACCGCCGCCGCGGTCAAGGCTGCCGCCGGGGCCAGCGAGCACGTTCCGGTCGCGCGGGTGGCGAACATGAACCACGCCATTCAGGCGCTTCGCGAAGCGGGCGTCTGGCTCGTGGGCCTCGCGGCGGACGGTCCTACGCTTTTCAGCAAAATGGACTATACCGTCCCCGTGGCGCTCGTCATAGGCGGCGAGGGCAAGGGACTGAGGCCCCTGGTCCGGCGCAACTGCGACGAAGTGGTGCGGCTTCCGGTCGCCGGGCACGTGGATTCGCTCAACGCCTCCGTGGCGGCGGCCCTTGTGTTGTACGAGGTCTTTCGCCAGCGCCGGGATATAGCGGACGGGTAA
- a CDS encoding CRTAC1 family protein, with translation MASGGGFIDYDGDGDLDVYLLNGAAIPGFVPDQPLSSVLYRNDGDVSFTDVTVQAGVDNAGGYGMGLAVADYDNDGDDDLFVTNYGANILYRNEGDGTFRDVTARANLMVPANPTFSTSAAFLDYDRDGHLDLYVCAYVEFDFETNRRCSRDGIQSYCGPDIYEGAADLLYRNNGDGSFTDVSAEAGIANPDGKGLGVVGGDYDGDGWTDIFVANDLTPDFLYRNNGDGTFTDMALLAGVAYGEDGVARAGMGVDMGDYDRNGSPDIYVTNFSLEPNSLHRNNGNGTFTETTFGAGVGNPTLLFLGFGTAFKDFDNDGWLDIFAANGHVIDNISLFDPTITYAQTNQLFRNEGDGVFTDVSPEAGPPFQVARVHRGAAFGDVDNDGDVDVLVTTVNDVPLLLRNDGIGGRGAGGGSGGSDGIDGSSGNDGAGQPGPASLLVATEGVRSNRNGIGARVTVVTDAVRQSREIRSAYSYLAANDFSAHFGLGAHAGADSVIVDWPGGGRDVATGVEGGQLVTIREGAGIVSRTPFLRR, from the coding sequence GTGGCGTCCGGCGGCGGGTTCATCGACTACGACGGCGACGGCGACCTCGACGTCTATCTGCTCAACGGCGCGGCCATCCCGGGTTTCGTGCCCGACCAGCCCCTGTCCAGCGTCCTCTATCGCAACGACGGCGACGTCTCCTTCACGGACGTGACCGTCCAGGCCGGCGTGGACAACGCGGGGGGTTACGGGATGGGCCTGGCCGTCGCGGATTACGACAACGACGGCGACGATGATCTGTTCGTCACGAACTACGGGGCGAACATCCTCTACCGGAACGAAGGGGACGGGACCTTCAGGGACGTGACTGCCCGTGCGAATCTGATGGTACCCGCTAACCCCACGTTCTCCACCAGCGCGGCGTTCCTGGACTACGACCGGGACGGGCACCTGGACCTCTACGTATGTGCGTACGTCGAATTCGACTTCGAGACCAACAGGCGCTGCTCCAGGGACGGTATCCAGTCCTACTGCGGACCCGACATCTACGAAGGCGCGGCCGACCTGCTGTACCGGAACAACGGCGACGGTTCGTTTACGGACGTCTCCGCGGAGGCGGGCATCGCCAATCCGGACGGCAAGGGCCTCGGGGTCGTGGGAGGCGACTACGACGGCGACGGATGGACGGATATCTTCGTGGCCAACGACCTAACGCCGGATTTCCTGTACCGGAACAACGGCGACGGCACGTTTACCGACATGGCCTTGCTGGCGGGCGTGGCATATGGCGAAGACGGCGTCGCCCGGGCGGGCATGGGGGTGGATATGGGAGACTACGACCGGAACGGGTCGCCGGATATCTACGTGACCAATTTCTCCCTGGAACCCAACTCGCTGCACCGGAACAACGGAAACGGCACCTTCACCGAAACGACTTTCGGCGCGGGCGTGGGCAATCCTACGCTCCTGTTCCTGGGCTTCGGCACGGCCTTCAAGGATTTCGACAACGACGGCTGGCTGGATATTTTCGCGGCGAACGGCCACGTGATCGACAATATCTCCCTGTTCGATCCGACGATAACGTACGCGCAGACCAATCAGCTGTTCCGGAACGAGGGGGACGGTGTGTTCACCGACGTCAGCCCCGAAGCGGGTCCACCCTTCCAGGTGGCGCGCGTACACCGCGGCGCGGCCTTCGGAGATGTGGATAACGACGGCGACGTCGACGTGCTGGTCACCACGGTGAACGACGTCCCGCTGCTGCTGCGGAATGACGGTATCGGCGGGCGAGGTGCGGGCGGTGGGTCTGGCGGGAGTGACGGGATCGACGGAAGCAGCGGAAATGACGGTGCCGGTCAGCCCGGTCCCGCCAGCCTGCTCGTCGCCACCGAGGGCGTCCGGAGCAATCGCAACGGCATCGGCGCGCGAGTCACGGTGGTCACGGATGCCGTGCGACAGTCGCGGGAAATCCGAAGTGCCTACAGCTACCTGGCGGCCAATGACTTCAGCGCCCACTTCGGACTCGGCGCCCATGCCGGCGCGGACTCGGTCATCGTGGACTGGCCCGGCGGCGGGAGAGACGTCGCAACCGGCGTAGAAGGCGGCCAGCTTGTCACGATCCGCGAAGGCGCAGGTATCGTCTCGCGAACGCCATTTCTCCGGCGTTGA
- a CDS encoding lipopolysaccharide biosynthesis protein, translating into MLQGLKRLTTHSAIYGLSDVLGRSMAYLLVPVYTHVMPVEEFGYYGLVYTFIALANVVFLYGMDSAFLRYYVLEDRKRDTLSTGYLTMLFTSAGLAVIIVLFSARIAPLIAVSASLTSYVQLAAAVLALDALNAIPFARLRGEGKATTFASLKLMKVMIELGGNCYLVVVLDMGLQGILISNIAGSGIVFLILAGITLRHMSFSWSRGTMGRLLGFGLPYVPAGACIIIIETIDRLMLERMAGTETLGIYHAARKLGVGMLIFVTMFRQAWQPFFLETSREENPRPLFARVLTYFLAIAGGVFLALSFLIDDLVRISIGGYTLIEASYWEGIGVVPILLAAYVLYGIYVNLTVGVYLEKKTILLPFITATSALVCILTNLWLIPEFGMYGAATASAAAYAVMVAGLYLVGRRYYPIPYEYVRLLKVILACGVLFAVRELTESAWPGEIAWPGEIALVAAYPVALWAMRFFNAGEMAFARRYLRLRGS; encoded by the coding sequence ATGCTCCAAGGCCTCAAAAGACTCACCACCCATTCGGCGATCTACGGTCTCAGCGACGTACTGGGCAGGTCCATGGCCTACCTGCTGGTACCGGTGTATACCCATGTCATGCCGGTGGAGGAATTCGGCTACTACGGGCTCGTGTATACCTTCATCGCGCTGGCGAACGTCGTCTTCCTCTACGGCATGGATTCGGCCTTTCTCAGGTACTACGTGCTCGAGGACCGCAAGCGGGATACGCTGAGCACCGGCTATCTCACCATGCTGTTCACGTCGGCCGGGCTCGCCGTGATCATCGTCCTGTTCTCCGCCCGGATCGCGCCCCTTATCGCCGTCTCCGCTTCCCTGACTTCGTACGTCCAGCTGGCCGCCGCCGTCCTTGCGCTGGACGCCCTGAACGCCATTCCCTTCGCGCGGCTCCGGGGTGAAGGCAAGGCCACGACGTTCGCCTCCCTCAAGCTGATGAAGGTCATGATCGAACTTGGGGGAAACTGCTACCTTGTCGTCGTGCTCGACATGGGACTGCAGGGCATTCTGATCAGCAACATCGCCGGGTCCGGGATCGTTTTTCTCATCCTGGCGGGCATCACCCTGCGGCACATGTCCTTCTCCTGGTCTCGCGGAACGATGGGCCGGCTCCTGGGATTCGGCCTGCCCTACGTGCCCGCCGGCGCCTGCATCATCATCATCGAAACCATCGACCGCCTGATGCTGGAACGGATGGCCGGCACCGAAACCCTCGGCATCTACCATGCGGCCCGCAAGCTGGGCGTCGGCATGCTCATCTTCGTCACCATGTTCAGGCAGGCCTGGCAGCCCTTCTTCCTGGAGACTTCCAGGGAGGAGAACCCCAGGCCGCTGTTCGCCCGCGTGCTGACCTACTTCCTGGCCATTGCGGGCGGCGTCTTCCTGGCCCTTTCCTTCCTCATCGACGACCTGGTCCGCATCTCCATCGGTGGCTATACCCTGATCGAGGCGTCTTACTGGGAAGGGATCGGTGTGGTGCCGATCCTGCTCGCGGCGTACGTGCTGTATGGGATATACGTCAACCTCACCGTGGGCGTCTACCTGGAGAAGAAGACCATCCTGCTCCCCTTCATCACGGCCACGTCGGCCCTGGTCTGCATCCTGACGAACCTCTGGCTCATCCCGGAATTCGGCATGTACGGGGCGGCCACGGCCTCGGCGGCCGCCTACGCGGTGATGGTGGCCGGGTTGTATCTCGTGGGCCGAAGGTATTACCCGATACCCTACGAGTACGTCCGACTGCTCAAGGTGATCCTGGCGTGCGGAGTGCTGTTCGCGGTGCGTGAACTCACCGAAAGCGCCTGGCCCGGGGAGATCGCCTGGCCCGGGGAGATCGCCCTGGTCGCGGCTTACCCGGTGGCGTTGTGGGCGATGAGATTCTTCAACGCCGGAGAAATGGCGTTCGCGAGACGATACCTGCGCCTTCGCGGATCGTGA
- the chrA gene encoding chromate efflux transporter, translating to MWELFWRFLALGCISFGGPVAHLGYFRTAFVDRLKWLDEASYGRLVALSQFLPGPSSSQVGFAIGYQRAGVAGGVAVFLGFTLPSFVLLYLLAIAGSTVTDTVYFGGFVKGLKLLAVVVVADAVLGMYSTFCRRRLAGAICILTASALLVAPAMATQFAVLAAGALAGWRFLRAPEASPGGRLRFSWLPLTLFFLLLIGLPLLASLSPDLDLLSRFYQAGSLVFGGGHVVLPLLQQTVGDALPIDRFLLGYAAAQAIPGPMFAMSAFLGAGMSPDHALAGALIAVLGIFLPGFLLILSFHDTWETLARKPGAAGAVAGVNASVVGLLLAALYQPVFVNAVFSPLDLALAIIGFFLLRVLRLPILALVAFFAAAGVLAAVSG from the coding sequence ATGTGGGAACTCTTCTGGCGATTCCTGGCACTGGGATGCATCAGCTTCGGCGGTCCCGTCGCACACCTGGGGTACTTCCGGACCGCCTTCGTGGACCGGTTGAAGTGGCTTGACGAAGCCTCCTACGGCCGGCTCGTCGCCCTGAGCCAGTTTCTTCCCGGTCCATCTTCCAGTCAGGTCGGCTTTGCCATTGGATACCAGCGGGCGGGGGTAGCCGGCGGCGTCGCCGTGTTCCTGGGGTTCACGTTGCCGTCCTTCGTCCTCCTGTACCTGCTTGCCATCGCCGGGAGCACGGTGACGGACACGGTCTACTTCGGCGGATTCGTCAAGGGACTGAAACTGCTGGCCGTGGTCGTGGTCGCCGATGCCGTGCTGGGCATGTATTCTACCTTCTGCCGGCGCCGGCTCGCAGGGGCGATCTGCATTCTGACCGCGTCGGCCCTGCTGGTCGCCCCTGCGATGGCGACCCAGTTCGCGGTCCTGGCGGCAGGCGCGCTGGCCGGCTGGCGCTTTCTGCGCGCGCCGGAGGCGTCGCCCGGCGGGCGGCTTCGTTTCTCCTGGCTGCCGCTGACGCTCTTCTTTCTGCTCCTCATCGGTCTTCCGCTCCTTGCGAGTCTGTCGCCGGACCTCGATCTGCTTTCCCGGTTCTACCAGGCCGGGAGCCTGGTATTCGGCGGTGGACACGTGGTCCTGCCGCTGCTCCAGCAGACCGTGGGCGACGCGCTGCCCATCGATCGTTTCCTGCTCGGTTACGCCGCCGCCCAGGCCATTCCGGGCCCCATGTTCGCCATGTCGGCGTTCCTGGGCGCCGGCATGAGCCCGGATCACGCGCTGGCCGGCGCGTTGATCGCGGTCCTCGGGATTTTCCTTCCGGGATTCCTGTTGATCCTGTCCTTCCACGACACCTGGGAAACCCTGGCGCGGAAGCCGGGCGCCGCGGGTGCGGTGGCGGGGGTCAACGCGTCGGTGGTCGGACTCCTGCTGGCCGCGCTCTACCAACCCGTGTTCGTCAACGCCGTCTTCTCGCCCCTGGATCTCGCGCTCGCCATCATCGGGTTCTTCCTGCTCAGGGTGTTGCGCCTGCCGATCCTGGCGCTGGTCGCGTTCTTCGCCGCGGCAGGAGTGTTGGCGGCCGTCTCGGGTTGA